In Labrus bergylta chromosome 6, fLabBer1.1, whole genome shotgun sequence, the following proteins share a genomic window:
- the LOC114921391 gene encoding NLR family CARD domain-containing protein 3-like isoform X1, which produces MNQCEDTEERVPPSKTSLCEEHEALRMQEQRPDSPGPSCVSMKSDQSKDVIIDFKDGRPADGRMQEQRPDSPGPSCVSMKSDQSKDVMRNFKDGSPADGRMQEQRPDSPGPSCVSMKSDRSMGRFFEFKDGRPADGRVQQESSNAHKDQSDQQNPTDLDYIFMLLEENIIIFVKNELKRVQRVLSPDYPECLKSQSEDEEQGRSYKEAFLKIALHFLRRMKQEELADCLESRTVAAECWRKLKSDLKEKLQCVFEGIAKAGNPTLLNQIYTELYITEGGTGEVNDEHEVRQIETASRKPDRPETTIRQEDIFKASPGRDEPIRTVMTKGVAGIGKTVLTQKFTLDWAEDKTNQDIHFTFPFTFRELNVLKEKKFSLVELVHHFFPETKEAGICRFEEFQFVFIFDGLDECRLPLDFKNNKTLTDVTESTSVDVLLTNLIRGKLLPSARLWITTRPAAANQIPPECVDMVTEVRGFSDPHKKKYFRKRFRNVEQANRIISHIKTSRSLHIMCHIPVFCWITATVLEDVLKTREGGELPKTLTEMYIHFLVVQSKLKNIKYDGGAETDPHWSPESRKMIESLGKLAFEQLQKGNLIFYDSDLTECDINITAASVYSGVFTQIFKEERGLYQDKVFCFIHLSVQEFLAALHVHLTFINSEVNLMSEEQTTPWWAKVFREKPDPTLFYQNAVDQALQSPNGHLDLFLRFLLGLSLETNQNLIQGLLTHTGSGSQTNQKTVEYIKEKISKVLSAEKSINLFHCLNELNDRSLVEEIQQSLRSGRLSTDKLSPAQWSALVFILLSSEEDLEVFELKKYSASEEALLRLLPVIKASNKALLSGCNLSERSCEALSSVLSSQSSSLRELDLSNNNLQDSGVKLLSAGLKSPLCRLDTLRLSVCELSERSCEALSSILSSQSSSLRELDLSNNNLQDSGAKLLSAGLKSPLCRLDIVSLSGCLITEEGCASLASALSSSPLRDLDLSYNHPGERGEKLLSAGLENPHCRLETLRFDHSGLHRLDPGLRKYACELELDTNTVNRKLKLSDNDRKVTRVEELQSYPDHPDRFDYYPQLLYRTGLTGRCYWEVEWRVKVYVSVSYRGIRRRGDSDECVFGYNDQSWSLFCYDGGYYVRHNKRRTNISSSSPVSNRVAVYVDCPAGSLSFYRVSSDTLIHLHTFNTTFTEPLYPGFGFSPGSSVSLCGVSV; this is translated from the exons gatgcaggaacagagaccagactctcctggacccagctgtgtgtccatgaagagtgaccagTCTAAAGATGTTATGAGAAACTTTAAAGATGGAAGTCCTGCTGATGGGag aatgcaggaacagagaccagactctcctggacccagctgtgtgtccatgaagagtgaccggtctatggGTCGTTTTTTTGagtttaaagatggacgtcctgctgatggaag agttcaacaggagagctccaatGCTCACAaagatcaatcagaccagcagaatccaacagacctggactaCATCTTTATG ctgctggaggagaacatcatcatctttgtgaagaacgagctgaagagagtgcagagggttctgagtccagattacccagaatgcttaaagagtcagagtgaggatgaagagcaggggagaagctataaagaggcatttttgaagatcgctctccacttcctgaggagaatgaagcaggaggaactggctgactgtctggagagca gaacaGTCGCTGCAGAGTGCTGGCGTAAACTCAAATCtgacctgaaggagaagttacagtgtgtgtttgaggggattgctaaagcaggaaacccaacccttctgaaccagatctacacagagctctacatcacagagggagggactggagaggtcaatgatgaacacgaggtcagacagattgaaacagcatccaggaaaccagacagaccagaaacaaccatcagacaagaagacatctttaaagcctcacctggaagagatgaaccaatcagaacagtgatgacaaagggagtggctggcatcggaaaaacagtcttaacacagaagttcactctggactgggctgaagacaaaaccaaccaggacatacacttcacatttccattcactttcagagagctgaatgtgctgaaagagaaaaagttcagcttggtggaacttgttcatcacttctttcctgaaaccaaagaagcaggaatctgcagatttgaagagttccagtttgtgttcatctttgatggtctggatgagtgtcgacttcctctggactttaaaaacaacaagaccctgactgatgtcacagagtccacctcagtggatgtgctgctgacaaacctcatcagggggaaactgcttccctctgctcgtctctggataaccacacgacctgcagcagccaatcagatccctcctgagtgtgttgacatggtgacagaggtcagagggttctcTGACCCACACAAGAAgaagtacttcaggaagagattCAGAAATGTAGAGCAAGccaacagaatcatctcccacatcaagacatccagaagcctccacatcatgtgccacatcccagtcttctgctggatcactgctacagttctggaggatgtgctgaagaccagagagggaggagagctgcccaagaccctgactgagatgtacatccacttcctggtggttcagtccaaacttaagaacatcaagtatgatggaggagctgagacagatccacactggagtccagagagcaggaagatgattgagtctctgggaaaactggcttttgagcagctgcagaaaggaaacctgatcttctatgactcagacctgacagagtgtgacaTCAATATcacagcagcctcagtgtactcaggagtgttcacacagatctttaaagaggagagaggactgtaccaggacaaggtgttctgcttcatccatctgagtgttcaggagtttctggctgctcttcatgtccatctgaccttcatcaactctgaagtcaatctgatgtcagaagaacaaacaacaccCTGGTGGGCTaaagtattcagagaaaaacctgacccaacacTTTTCTATCAGAATGCTGTTgaccaggccttacagagtcctaatggacacctggacttgttcctccgcttcctcctcggtctttctctagagaccaatcagaatcttatacaaggtctgctgacacatacaggaagtggctcacagactaatcagaaaacagtcgagtacatcaaggagaagatcagtaaggttctgtctgcagagaaaagcatcaacctgttccactgtctgaatgaactgaatgatcgttctctagtggaggagatccaacagtccctgagatcaggacgtctctccacagataaactgtctcctgctcagtggtcagctctggtcttcatcttactgtcatcagaagaAGATCTAGAGGTGTTTGaactgaagaaatactctgcttcagaggaggctcttctgaggctgctgcctgtgatcaaagcttcaaacaaagctct gctgagtggctgtaacctctcagagagaagctgtgaagctctgtcctcagtcctcagctcccagtcctctagtctaagagagctggacctgagcaacaacaacctgcaggattcaggagtgaagctgctatCTGCTGGActaaagagtccactctgtagactggacactctcag gctgagtgtctgtgagctctcagagagaagctgtgaagctctgtcctcaatcctcagctcccagtcctctagtctgagagagctggacctgagcaacaacaacctgcaggattcaggagcgaagctgctgtctgctggactaaagagtccactctgtagactggacatTGTCAG tctgtcaggttgtctgattacagaagaaggttgtgcgtctctggcctcagctctaagctcctcccccctgagagatctggacctgagctacaatcatccaggagaacgaggagagaagctgctgtctgctggactggagaatccacactgcagactggagacactgag gttcgaccatagtggactgcacagactggatcctggtctgaggaagt acgcctgtgagctggaactggacacaaacacagtgaacagaaaactgaaactgtctgacaacgacaggaaggtgacacgtgtggaggagcttcagtcatatcctgatcatccagacagatttgattacTATCCTCAGCTGCTGTataggactggtctgactggtcgctgttactgggaggttgAGTGGAGAGTAAAGGtttatgtatcagtgagttacagaggaatcagaaggagaggagacagtgatgaatgtgtgtttggatataatgatcagtcctggagtctgttCTGCTATGATGGAGGTTACTATGTcaggcacaataaaagaagaacaaacatctcctcctcctcccctgtctctaacagagtagcagtgtatgtggactgtcctgctggctctctgtccttctacagagtctcctctgacacactgatccacctccacaccttcaacaccacattcactgaacctctctatcctgggtttgggttctctcctggttcttcagtgtctctgtgtggtgtgtcagtctga
- the LOC114921391 gene encoding NLR family CARD domain-containing protein 3-like isoform X3 yields the protein MNQCEDTEERVPPSKTSLCEEHEALRMQEQRPDSPGPSCVSMKSDQSKDVIIDFKDGRPADGRMQEQRPDSPGPSCVSMKSDQSKDVMRNFKDGSPADGRMQEQRPDSPGPSCVSMKSDRSMGRFFEFKDGRPADGRVQQESSNAHKDQSDQQNPTDLDYIFMLLEENIIIFVKNELKRVQRVLSPDYPECLKSQSEDEEQGRSYKEAFLKIALHFLRRMKQEELADCLESRTVAAECWRKLKSDLKEKLQCVFEGIAKAGNPTLLNQIYTELYITEGGTGEVNDEHEVRQIETASRKPDRPETTIRQEDIFKASPGRDEPIRTVMTKGVAGIGKTVLTQKFTLDWAEDKTNQDIHFTFPFTFRELNVLKEKKFSLVELVHHFFPETKEAGICRFEEFQFVFIFDGLDECRLPLDFKNNKTLTDVTESTSVDVLLTNLIRGKLLPSARLWITTRPAAANQIPPECVDMVTEVRGFSDPHKKKYFRKRFRNVEQANRIISHIKTSRSLHIMCHIPVFCWITATVLEDVLKTREGGELPKTLTEMYIHFLVVQSKLKNIKYDGGAETDPHWSPESRKMIESLGKLAFEQLQKGNLIFYDSDLTECDINITAASVYSGVFTQIFKEERGLYQDKVFCFIHLSVQEFLAALHVHLTFINSEVNLMSEEQTTPWWAKVFREKPDPTLFYQNAVDQALQSPNGHLDLFLRFLLGLSLETNQNLIQGLLTHTGSGSQTNQKTVEYIKEKISKVLSAEKSINLFHCLNELNDRSLVEEIQQSLRSGRLSTDKLSPAQWSALVFILLSSEEDLEVFELKKYSASEEALLRLLPVIKASNKALLSGCNLSERSCEALSSVLSSQSSSLRELDLSNNNLQDSGVKLLSAGLKSPLCRLDTLSLSGCLITEEGCASLASALSSSPLRDLDLSYNHPGERGEKLLSAGLENPHCRLETLRFDHSGLHRLDPGLRKYACELELDTNTVNRKLKLSDNDRKVTRVEELQSYPDHPDRFDYYPQLLYRTGLTGRCYWEVEWRVKVYVSVSYRGIRRRGDSDECVFGYNDQSWSLFCYDGGYYVRHNKRRTNISSSSPVSNRVAVYVDCPAGSLSFYRVSSDTLIHLHTFNTTFTEPLYPGFGFSPGSSVSLCGVSV from the exons gatgcaggaacagagaccagactctcctggacccagctgtgtgtccatgaagagtgaccagTCTAAAGATGTTATGAGAAACTTTAAAGATGGAAGTCCTGCTGATGGGag aatgcaggaacagagaccagactctcctggacccagctgtgtgtccatgaagagtgaccggtctatggGTCGTTTTTTTGagtttaaagatggacgtcctgctgatggaag agttcaacaggagagctccaatGCTCACAaagatcaatcagaccagcagaatccaacagacctggactaCATCTTTATG ctgctggaggagaacatcatcatctttgtgaagaacgagctgaagagagtgcagagggttctgagtccagattacccagaatgcttaaagagtcagagtgaggatgaagagcaggggagaagctataaagaggcatttttgaagatcgctctccacttcctgaggagaatgaagcaggaggaactggctgactgtctggagagca gaacaGTCGCTGCAGAGTGCTGGCGTAAACTCAAATCtgacctgaaggagaagttacagtgtgtgtttgaggggattgctaaagcaggaaacccaacccttctgaaccagatctacacagagctctacatcacagagggagggactggagaggtcaatgatgaacacgaggtcagacagattgaaacagcatccaggaaaccagacagaccagaaacaaccatcagacaagaagacatctttaaagcctcacctggaagagatgaaccaatcagaacagtgatgacaaagggagtggctggcatcggaaaaacagtcttaacacagaagttcactctggactgggctgaagacaaaaccaaccaggacatacacttcacatttccattcactttcagagagctgaatgtgctgaaagagaaaaagttcagcttggtggaacttgttcatcacttctttcctgaaaccaaagaagcaggaatctgcagatttgaagagttccagtttgtgttcatctttgatggtctggatgagtgtcgacttcctctggactttaaaaacaacaagaccctgactgatgtcacagagtccacctcagtggatgtgctgctgacaaacctcatcagggggaaactgcttccctctgctcgtctctggataaccacacgacctgcagcagccaatcagatccctcctgagtgtgttgacatggtgacagaggtcagagggttctcTGACCCACACAAGAAgaagtacttcaggaagagattCAGAAATGTAGAGCAAGccaacagaatcatctcccacatcaagacatccagaagcctccacatcatgtgccacatcccagtcttctgctggatcactgctacagttctggaggatgtgctgaagaccagagagggaggagagctgcccaagaccctgactgagatgtacatccacttcctggtggttcagtccaaacttaagaacatcaagtatgatggaggagctgagacagatccacactggagtccagagagcaggaagatgattgagtctctgggaaaactggcttttgagcagctgcagaaaggaaacctgatcttctatgactcagacctgacagagtgtgacaTCAATATcacagcagcctcagtgtactcaggagtgttcacacagatctttaaagaggagagaggactgtaccaggacaaggtgttctgcttcatccatctgagtgttcaggagtttctggctgctcttcatgtccatctgaccttcatcaactctgaagtcaatctgatgtcagaagaacaaacaacaccCTGGTGGGCTaaagtattcagagaaaaacctgacccaacacTTTTCTATCAGAATGCTGTTgaccaggccttacagagtcctaatggacacctggacttgttcctccgcttcctcctcggtctttctctagagaccaatcagaatcttatacaaggtctgctgacacatacaggaagtggctcacagactaatcagaaaacagtcgagtacatcaaggagaagatcagtaaggttctgtctgcagagaaaagcatcaacctgttccactgtctgaatgaactgaatgatcgttctctagtggaggagatccaacagtccctgagatcaggacgtctctccacagataaactgtctcctgctcagtggtcagctctggtcttcatcttactgtcatcagaagaAGATCTAGAGGTGTTTGaactgaagaaatactctgcttcagaggaggctcttctgaggctgctgcctgtgatcaaagcttcaaacaaagctct gctgagtggctgtaacctctcagagagaagctgtgaagctctgtcctcagtcctcagctcccagtcctctagtctaagagagctggacctgagcaacaacaacctgcaggattcaggagtgaagctgctatCTGCTGGActaaagagtccactctgtagactggacactctcag tctgtcaggttgtctgattacagaagaaggttgtgcgtctctggcctcagctctaagctcctcccccctgagagatctggacctgagctacaatcatccaggagaacgaggagagaagctgctgtctgctggactggagaatccacactgcagactggagacactgag gttcgaccatagtggactgcacagactggatcctggtctgaggaagt acgcctgtgagctggaactggacacaaacacagtgaacagaaaactgaaactgtctgacaacgacaggaaggtgacacgtgtggaggagcttcagtcatatcctgatcatccagacagatttgattacTATCCTCAGCTGCTGTataggactggtctgactggtcgctgttactgggaggttgAGTGGAGAGTAAAGGtttatgtatcagtgagttacagaggaatcagaaggagaggagacagtgatgaatgtgtgtttggatataatgatcagtcctggagtctgttCTGCTATGATGGAGGTTACTATGTcaggcacaataaaagaagaacaaacatctcctcctcctcccctgtctctaacagagtagcagtgtatgtggactgtcctgctggctctctgtccttctacagagtctcctctgacacactgatccacctccacaccttcaacaccacattcactgaacctctctatcctgggtttgggttctctcctggttcttcagtgtctctgtgtggtgtgtcagtctga
- the LOC114921391 gene encoding NLR family CARD domain-containing protein 3-like isoform X2 codes for MDQCEDTEEGVPPSKTSLCEEHEALRMQEQRPDSPGPSCVSMKSDQSKDVMRNFKDGSPADGRMQEQRPDSPGPSCVSMKSDRSMGRFFEFKDGRPADGRVQQESSNAHKDQSDQQNPTDLDYIFMLLEENIIIFVKNELKRVQRVLSPDYPECLKSQSEDEEQGRSYKEAFLKIALHFLRRMKQEELADCLESRTVAAECWRKLKSDLKEKLQCVFEGIAKAGNPTLLNQIYTELYITEGGTGEVNDEHEVRQIETASRKPDRPETTIRQEDIFKASPGRDEPIRTVMTKGVAGIGKTVLTQKFTLDWAEDKTNQDIHFTFPFTFRELNVLKEKKFSLVELVHHFFPETKEAGICRFEEFQFVFIFDGLDECRLPLDFKNNKTLTDVTESTSVDVLLTNLIRGKLLPSARLWITTRPAAANQIPPECVDMVTEVRGFSDPHKKKYFRKRFRNVEQANRIISHIKTSRSLHIMCHIPVFCWITATVLEDVLKTREGGELPKTLTEMYIHFLVVQSKLKNIKYDGGAETDPHWSPESRKMIESLGKLAFEQLQKGNLIFYDSDLTECDINITAASVYSGVFTQIFKEERGLYQDKVFCFIHLSVQEFLAALHVHLTFINSEVNLMSEEQTTPWWAKVFREKPDPTLFYQNAVDQALQSPNGHLDLFLRFLLGLSLETNQNLIQGLLTHTGSGSQTNQKTVEYIKEKISKVLSAEKSINLFHCLNELNDRSLVEEIQQSLRSGRLSTDKLSPAQWSALVFILLSSEEDLEVFELKKYSASEEALLRLLPVIKASNKALLSGCNLSERSCEALSSVLSSQSSSLRELDLSNNNLQDSGVKLLSAGLKSPLCRLDTLRLSVCELSERSCEALSSILSSQSSSLRELDLSNNNLQDSGAKLLSAGLKSPLCRLDIVSLSGCLITEEGCASLASALSSSPLRDLDLSYNHPGERGEKLLSAGLENPHCRLETLRFDHSGLHRLDPGLRKYACELELDTNTVNRKLKLSDNDRKVTRVEELQSYPDHPDRFDYYPQLLYRTGLTGRCYWEVEWRVKVYVSVSYRGIRRRGDSDECVFGYNDQSWSLFCYDGGYYVRHNKRRTNISSSSPVSNRVAVYVDCPAGSLSFYRVSSDTLIHLHTFNTTFTEPLYPGFGFSPGSSVSLCGVSV; via the exons atggatcagtgtgaggacacagaggagggagtccctccttctaaaacctctctgtgtgaggaacatgaagctctgag gatgcaggaacagagaccagactctcctggacccagctgtgtgtccatgaagagtgaccagTCTAAAGATGTTATGAGAAACTTTAAAGATGGAAGTCCTGCTGATGGGag aatgcaggaacagagaccagactctcctggacccagctgtgtgtccatgaagagtgaccggtctatggGTCGTTTTTTTGagtttaaagatggacgtcctgctgatggaag agttcaacaggagagctccaatGCTCACAaagatcaatcagaccagcagaatccaacagacctggactaCATCTTTATG ctgctggaggagaacatcatcatctttgtgaagaacgagctgaagagagtgcagagggttctgagtccagattacccagaatgcttaaagagtcagagtgaggatgaagagcaggggagaagctataaagaggcatttttgaagatcgctctccacttcctgaggagaatgaagcaggaggaactggctgactgtctggagagca gaacaGTCGCTGCAGAGTGCTGGCGTAAACTCAAATCtgacctgaaggagaagttacagtgtgtgtttgaggggattgctaaagcaggaaacccaacccttctgaaccagatctacacagagctctacatcacagagggagggactggagaggtcaatgatgaacacgaggtcagacagattgaaacagcatccaggaaaccagacagaccagaaacaaccatcagacaagaagacatctttaaagcctcacctggaagagatgaaccaatcagaacagtgatgacaaagggagtggctggcatcggaaaaacagtcttaacacagaagttcactctggactgggctgaagacaaaaccaaccaggacatacacttcacatttccattcactttcagagagctgaatgtgctgaaagagaaaaagttcagcttggtggaacttgttcatcacttctttcctgaaaccaaagaagcaggaatctgcagatttgaagagttccagtttgtgttcatctttgatggtctggatgagtgtcgacttcctctggactttaaaaacaacaagaccctgactgatgtcacagagtccacctcagtggatgtgctgctgacaaacctcatcagggggaaactgcttccctctgctcgtctctggataaccacacgacctgcagcagccaatcagatccctcctgagtgtgttgacatggtgacagaggtcagagggttctcTGACCCACACAAGAAgaagtacttcaggaagagattCAGAAATGTAGAGCAAGccaacagaatcatctcccacatcaagacatccagaagcctccacatcatgtgccacatcccagtcttctgctggatcactgctacagttctggaggatgtgctgaagaccagagagggaggagagctgcccaagaccctgactgagatgtacatccacttcctggtggttcagtccaaacttaagaacatcaagtatgatggaggagctgagacagatccacactggagtccagagagcaggaagatgattgagtctctgggaaaactggcttttgagcagctgcagaaaggaaacctgatcttctatgactcagacctgacagagtgtgacaTCAATATcacagcagcctcagtgtactcaggagtgttcacacagatctttaaagaggagagaggactgtaccaggacaaggtgttctgcttcatccatctgagtgttcaggagtttctggctgctcttcatgtccatctgaccttcatcaactctgaagtcaatctgatgtcagaagaacaaacaacaccCTGGTGGGCTaaagtattcagagaaaaacctgacccaacacTTTTCTATCAGAATGCTGTTgaccaggccttacagagtcctaatggacacctggacttgttcctccgcttcctcctcggtctttctctagagaccaatcagaatcttatacaaggtctgctgacacatacaggaagtggctcacagactaatcagaaaacagtcgagtacatcaaggagaagatcagtaaggttctgtctgcagagaaaagcatcaacctgttccactgtctgaatgaactgaatgatcgttctctagtggaggagatccaacagtccctgagatcaggacgtctctccacagataaactgtctcctgctcagtggtcagctctggtcttcatcttactgtcatcagaagaAGATCTAGAGGTGTTTGaactgaagaaatactctgcttcagaggaggctcttctgaggctgctgcctgtgatcaaagcttcaaacaaagctct gctgagtggctgtaacctctcagagagaagctgtgaagctctgtcctcagtcctcagctcccagtcctctagtctaagagagctggacctgagcaacaacaacctgcaggattcaggagtgaagctgctatCTGCTGGActaaagagtccactctgtagactggacactctcag gctgagtgtctgtgagctctcagagagaagctgtgaagctctgtcctcaatcctcagctcccagtcctctagtctgagagagctggacctgagcaacaacaacctgcaggattcaggagcgaagctgctgtctgctggactaaagagtccactctgtagactggacatTGTCAG tctgtcaggttgtctgattacagaagaaggttgtgcgtctctggcctcagctctaagctcctcccccctgagagatctggacctgagctacaatcatccaggagaacgaggagagaagctgctgtctgctggactggagaatccacactgcagactggagacactgag gttcgaccatagtggactgcacagactggatcctggtctgaggaagt acgcctgtgagctggaactggacacaaacacagtgaacagaaaactgaaactgtctgacaacgacaggaaggtgacacgtgtggaggagcttcagtcatatcctgatcatccagacagatttgattacTATCCTCAGCTGCTGTataggactggtctgactggtcgctgttactgggaggttgAGTGGAGAGTAAAGGtttatgtatcagtgagttacagaggaatcagaaggagaggagacagtgatgaatgtgtgtttggatataatgatcagtcctggagtctgttCTGCTATGATGGAGGTTACTATGTcaggcacaataaaagaagaacaaacatctcctcctcctcccctgtctctaacagagtagcagtgtatgtggactgtcctgctggctctctgtccttctacagagtctcctctgacacactgatccacctccacaccttcaacaccacattcactgaacctctctatcctgggtttgggttctctcctggttcttcagtgtctctgtgtggtgtgtcagtctga